The following are from one region of the Oncorhynchus kisutch isolate 150728-3 unplaced genomic scaffold, Okis_V2 Okis03b-Okis08b_hom, whole genome shotgun sequence genome:
- the LOC116359551 gene encoding LOW QUALITY PROTEIN: forkhead box protein B1-like (The sequence of the model RefSeq protein was modified relative to this genomic sequence to represent the inferred CDS: deleted 1 base in 1 codon), with amino-acid sequence MPRPGRNTYSDQKPPYSYISLTAMAIQSCPEKMLPLSEIYKFIMDRFPYYRENTQRWQNSLRHNLSFNDCFIKIPRRPDQPGKGSFWALHPSCGDMFENGSFLRRRKRFKLMMMASEHLAQSKPSDAAHYLQQQAKLRLSALAASGTHLPQMSGYNIGVSHQPSTFKHPFAIENIIAREYKMPGGLAFSTMQSMSAGYPLHNQLTTAWPHMYSSSVMDTVAPISMASDYSAYGMPLKSICYGAQSLPAIPVPIKPTPTSMPGLSALPTHIPAFLANSPQSLSPTSPQTATSQSSPATPSETLINPASSAMQSVVSVH; translated from the exons ATGCCTCGTCCGGGGAGA AACACGTATAGCGACCAGAAACCTCCCTATTCCTACATCTCCCTGACCGCCATGGCTATCCAGTCCTGCCCGGAGAAGATGCTCCCGCTCAGCGAGATCTACAAGTTCATCATGGACAGGTTCCCTTACTACCGAGAGAACACCCAGCGGTGGCAGAACTCCTTACGACACAACCTCTCTTTCAACGACTGTTTTATTAAAATCCCCAGGCGGCCGGACCAGCCGGGTAAAGGGAGTTTCTGGGCTCTCCATCCCAGCTGCGGGGACATGTTCGAGAACGGAAGTTTCTTGCGGCGTCGTAAACGCTTCAAGTTGATGATGATGGCGTCCGAGCATCTGGCGCAAAGCAAGCCGTCGGACGCTGCCCACTATCTCCAACAACAAGCCAAACTCCGACTGAGCGCGCTGGCTGCTTCCGGCACACATCTCCCGCAAATGTCCGGTTACAACATAGGAGTCTCTCACCAACCGTCAACTTTCAAACACCCGTTCGCCATCGAGAACATAATCGCCAGAGAGTATAAAATGCCAGGCGGACTGGCCTTCTCCACCATGCAGTCTATGTCTGCTGGCTACCCGCTGCACAACCAGCTCACCACGGCCTGGCCTCATATGTACAGCTCCAGCGTCATGGACACGGTAGCTCCCATCTCCATGGCCAGTGATTATTCGGCCTACGGAATGCCCCTCAAGTCTATTTGCTATGGCGCGCAGAGTCTACCTGCCATCCCCGTGCCAATCAAGCCCACCCCTACTTCGATGCCAGGGCTCTCGGCTCTGCCAACACATATTCCAGCTTTCTTAGCGAACTCTCCCCAGTCTCTCAGCCCCACGTCTCCTCAGACAGCTACCAGCCAAAGCAGCCCTGCCACGCCGAGCGAAACGCTCATAAACCCGGCCTCTTCGGCCATGCAGTCCGTGGTGTCGGTGCACTGA